In one window of Arthrobacter pascens DNA:
- a CDS encoding sugar phosphate isomerase/epimerase family protein yields the protein MSYSIQLYTVRKALEEDLAGTIQHLAEIGFTMVEPYRFVAKAAELKQALADNNLTAPSGHAPLLQENQDEIFAAARQLGIGTVIDPHVPVERWNSLSDIKKTANQLNAAAAKGAEYGVRVGYHNHWWEVESVIDGKTALEHLADNLDPAVVLELDTYWAAVGGQNPAELLARLGDRVKFIHIKDGPLTSDPSSQTAVGDGKMAIWDVIAAAGSIEAGVIELDDFQGDMFDAVRDSYNYLSAGKVSA from the coding sequence GTGTCATACTCGATCCAGCTCTACACGGTCCGAAAGGCCCTTGAAGAGGATCTCGCAGGAACCATCCAGCACCTGGCAGAAATCGGCTTCACCATGGTTGAGCCCTACCGCTTCGTTGCCAAAGCCGCCGAACTGAAGCAGGCTTTGGCAGACAACAATCTCACCGCCCCCTCGGGCCACGCGCCACTGCTCCAGGAAAACCAGGACGAAATCTTTGCCGCCGCCCGGCAGCTGGGCATTGGTACTGTCATTGACCCGCATGTGCCCGTTGAGCGTTGGAACTCTCTCTCAGACATCAAAAAGACCGCAAATCAGCTCAACGCTGCGGCCGCCAAAGGGGCCGAATACGGTGTCCGGGTCGGCTACCACAATCACTGGTGGGAGGTTGAGTCCGTCATCGACGGCAAGACCGCCTTGGAGCACCTGGCGGACAACCTTGATCCCGCCGTCGTGCTGGAACTCGATACCTACTGGGCCGCTGTTGGCGGCCAAAACCCCGCGGAGCTCCTGGCGCGGCTTGGCGATCGCGTCAAGTTCATCCACATCAAGGACGGCCCGCTGACCTCAGACCCGTCGAGCCAGACCGCCGTGGGTGACGGAAAGATGGCCATCTGGGACGTCATTGCCGCCGCAGGTTCCATTGAGGCCGGGGTCATTGAACTCGACGACTTCCAGGGCGATATGTTCGACGCGGTCCGTGACAGCTACAACTACCTCAGCGCCGGAAAGGTATCCGCATGA
- a CDS encoding D-2-hydroxyacid dehydrogenase family protein, whose protein sequence is MQHRLAILDDYQDVAHGFADWAALEQDGVSITVFREPFASQEALVAALAGVQIVIAMRERTPFPRSVLEKLPGLKLLVTTGMANASIDIAAAAEHGITVCGTSGSPTAAPELTWALLLAIARNLPAEDRSLRAGTWQTTVGFELAGKTLGVVGLGKIGRRIAAYGQAFGMDVLAWSENLADETAADAGVRKVSKEELFRNSDIATLHLRLSPRSEGIVGEQELRLLGPEGILVNTARGPLVDQDALVRALTEGWIGGAALDVFDQEPLPAGHPLLAAPNTVLSPHLGYVTRESYRQFYGGAFEDVKAWLAGSPVRVISG, encoded by the coding sequence ATGCAGCACCGGCTCGCCATCCTGGACGACTACCAGGACGTGGCGCACGGATTCGCCGACTGGGCCGCGCTCGAGCAGGACGGCGTGTCCATCACCGTCTTCAGGGAACCGTTCGCCTCCCAGGAGGCACTCGTGGCGGCGCTGGCAGGAGTGCAGATCGTCATTGCCATGCGCGAGCGGACGCCTTTTCCCCGCTCCGTCTTGGAAAAGCTGCCCGGCCTCAAGCTGCTGGTGACCACCGGCATGGCCAATGCTTCCATCGATATCGCCGCTGCGGCGGAACACGGCATCACGGTCTGCGGAACCTCGGGCTCGCCCACTGCCGCCCCCGAGCTGACCTGGGCCCTCTTGCTGGCCATCGCACGGAACCTCCCGGCCGAGGACAGGTCCCTGCGCGCCGGCACGTGGCAGACCACTGTTGGTTTCGAACTCGCGGGCAAGACCCTGGGAGTAGTGGGGCTGGGCAAGATCGGCCGCAGAATTGCCGCCTACGGACAGGCCTTTGGGATGGACGTTCTGGCCTGGAGCGAGAACCTGGCAGACGAGACCGCTGCGGATGCCGGTGTGCGTAAGGTCAGCAAGGAGGAACTCTTTCGAAACTCCGACATCGCCACCCTGCATCTGCGCTTGTCCCCGCGCTCGGAAGGCATCGTGGGCGAGCAGGAGCTTCGGCTGCTCGGGCCGGAAGGCATCCTGGTGAACACCGCGCGCGGTCCGCTGGTTGACCAGGATGCCCTGGTCCGCGCCCTGACGGAGGGCTGGATCGGGGGAGCCGCGCTGGACGTCTTCGACCAGGAACCACTGCCGGCCGGGCACCCGCTACTCGCCGCGCCGAATACGGTGCTGTCACCGCATCTGGGCTATGTCACCCGGGAGAGCTACCGGCAGTTCTACGGCGGGGCCTTCGAGGACGTCAAAGCCTGGCTGGCGGGCTCGCCCGTCCGGGTTATTTCCGGGTAG
- a CDS encoding MFS transporter: MNGRLLARVPNGWILLACIGLLALNLRGPFVAVAPVVPVMQVDLGFSPVMLGLLTSIPVLCFSLSAPLASLAARKFGAEFAVTLTLFGVLAGIIVRSSGGPVLVVAGTVLIGLAITIGNIAVPLIIRRDFSTLRQGTAMGIYTAALNIGSFLTSMVTAPLAELAGWRAALASVGILAVVAMAFWATAVGPRSAFVPSDAVVPGGQDHPAVKGSAWITAGLTAGFAGQACSYYAVTAWLPSYLNDELGMPASAAGAGSSIFQILAIVGGLGVPFAAKYFSTTTTAVTLGILWTAVPAGLLLVPDLWWLWSAFGGVAQGGGITLIFIAIIKLARDQAAAGRMSATVQGVGYCFGAVAPPLVGFVHDVSGSWTPALLVVLASVLIFFICTTFSVRLVPKGR, encoded by the coding sequence ATGAACGGACGGCTCCTAGCCAGGGTCCCGAACGGCTGGATCCTGCTGGCCTGCATCGGTCTGCTGGCCCTGAACCTGCGCGGGCCGTTTGTTGCGGTCGCCCCTGTGGTGCCCGTCATGCAGGTCGATTTGGGCTTCTCGCCTGTCATGCTGGGGCTCCTGACCAGCATCCCGGTGCTCTGTTTCTCCCTGTCCGCTCCACTGGCATCCCTGGCTGCCCGGAAGTTCGGGGCAGAGTTCGCCGTGACACTCACCCTCTTCGGAGTGCTGGCCGGGATCATAGTCCGATCGTCTGGCGGCCCTGTGCTGGTGGTCGCCGGAACTGTCCTGATCGGTCTGGCAATCACTATCGGGAACATCGCTGTGCCCCTGATCATCAGGCGCGATTTTTCAACTTTGCGCCAGGGGACAGCCATGGGTATCTACACGGCGGCCCTGAACATCGGATCCTTCCTGACATCGATGGTCACGGCCCCGCTGGCTGAGCTGGCCGGCTGGCGTGCTGCCCTTGCCTCGGTGGGCATCCTGGCCGTGGTGGCGATGGCGTTTTGGGCGACCGCCGTCGGGCCGCGGAGCGCGTTTGTGCCCTCCGATGCTGTGGTGCCGGGTGGGCAGGACCATCCGGCGGTCAAGGGTTCCGCCTGGATTACTGCGGGACTGACCGCGGGATTCGCCGGGCAGGCCTGCTCCTACTACGCCGTGACGGCCTGGCTGCCGAGCTACCTCAACGATGAGCTTGGCATGCCCGCCTCCGCTGCCGGTGCCGGATCCTCGATTTTCCAGATCCTCGCGATAGTAGGGGGCCTGGGTGTGCCCTTCGCCGCCAAATACTTCAGTACGACGACGACGGCGGTCACCTTGGGTATCCTCTGGACGGCAGTGCCGGCCGGGCTGCTGCTGGTTCCGGATTTGTGGTGGCTGTGGTCTGCCTTCGGCGGGGTTGCCCAAGGCGGCGGCATTACGTTGATTTTCATCGCAATCATCAAGCTGGCACGGGACCAGGCAGCCGCAGGCCGGATGTCCGCTACAGTCCAGGGAGTCGGATACTGCTTTGGTGCGGTGGCGCCGCCGCTCGTCGGATTCGTGCATGATGTGTCGGGTTCCTGGACGCCGGCGCTGCTGGTGGTGCTGGCCTCGGTCCTGATTTTCTTCATCTGCACCACCTTTTCCGTGCGGCTGGTGCCCAAAGGGCGCTGA
- a CDS encoding Gfo/Idh/MocA family protein has translation MSRDAAKTGPVGVGIIGAGVISKEYLDNLTSFPDVKVVAIGDLFQESAAARAAEYGVPVHGGVEAVLGNPDVEIVINLTIPAAHVEVATQAVNVGKHVWSEKPFSLDRESGLGLLKTADAAGVRLGCAPDTFLGAGLQTARRMIERGDIGAPLTALTLMQSPGPESWHPNPAFLFQDGAGPLFDIGPYYLTTLVQTFGSIRRVAAFGSRSKETRVIGSGPKAGEEFAVTVPTHVSSILEFEGGESAQSIFSFDSPLKRAGFVEITGTEATIAFPDPNRFDGEVRICATGSDDWTTVPSVGSTASRGAGVLEMARAIREGRPHRAQGELAFHVLDTMASIAESIDTRAFVDVESSAAPVPALPEDWDPTAATLSA, from the coding sequence ATGAGCCGCGACGCAGCGAAAACAGGGCCGGTTGGAGTCGGAATCATTGGGGCCGGGGTCATCAGCAAGGAGTACCTGGACAACCTCACCAGCTTCCCGGACGTCAAGGTGGTGGCCATCGGCGATCTCTTCCAGGAATCGGCGGCCGCGAGGGCCGCTGAGTATGGCGTCCCGGTCCACGGCGGCGTGGAGGCGGTGCTGGGCAACCCGGACGTTGAGATCGTGATCAACCTGACCATTCCGGCAGCCCACGTCGAGGTCGCAACGCAAGCCGTCAACGTCGGAAAGCACGTGTGGAGCGAAAAGCCGTTCTCCTTGGACCGCGAAAGCGGCCTGGGGCTGCTCAAGACCGCAGACGCCGCAGGTGTGCGCCTTGGCTGCGCGCCTGACACCTTCCTGGGCGCCGGACTGCAGACAGCCCGCCGCATGATCGAGCGCGGTGACATCGGTGCACCGCTCACGGCCCTTACCCTGATGCAGTCCCCAGGACCGGAGTCATGGCACCCCAACCCGGCTTTCCTGTTCCAGGACGGCGCAGGCCCGCTTTTCGATATCGGCCCGTACTACCTGACCACCCTGGTGCAGACCTTCGGCAGCATCCGCAGGGTTGCCGCCTTCGGCTCCAGGTCCAAGGAAACCCGTGTGATCGGTTCGGGTCCCAAGGCCGGTGAAGAGTTCGCTGTCACGGTGCCCACCCATGTGAGCTCGATCCTGGAGTTCGAGGGCGGGGAATCCGCGCAGAGCATCTTCAGTTTCGATTCACCCCTCAAGCGCGCCGGTTTCGTTGAAATCACCGGCACAGAGGCCACCATCGCCTTCCCCGATCCCAACAGGTTCGACGGCGAAGTCAGGATTTGTGCAACGGGATCGGACGACTGGACCACAGTACCTTCCGTCGGCTCCACGGCAAGCCGGGGCGCAGGCGTCCTGGAAATGGCCCGCGCCATCCGCGAAGGCCGCCCGCACCGCGCCCAGGGCGAGCTGGCGTTCCATGTGCTGGACACCATGGCCTCCATCGCAGAGTCCATCGACACGCGTGCCTTCGTCGACGTCGAGAGCTCCGCTGCGCCGGTACCGGCCCTGCCGGAGGACTGGGACCCCACCGCAGCAACACTGTCGGCCTAG
- a CDS encoding ROK family transcriptional regulator: MSLMPGTDTTAPDNGGTLARAGDLFQLLRDGKARTRAELALTTGLARSTVASRIDALILSGLVGPAGEANSSGGRPPSRFAFNPAARAVLAVDVGATHVIVAVTDLSGRVLTEQRLAQDVAEGPETVLDRVVEEGLSLLALAGRSLNDLAGVGIGLPGPVEHATGRPVKPPIMPGWDGFDVVRYVQRSLPVPVLVDNDVNIMALGERTAHWPEHDNFLLVKVATGIGAGIISNGELQRGANGTAGDLGHVRVPRGDEVLCRCGNYGCLEALASGPAVAAGLNRQGIPAAKGSDVLRLVADGNLQAIQALRQAGRDVGDVLATVVNLLNPSVIVIGGSLGQAGEHLMAGVREVVYRRSLPLATTHLRIGPSVAGDQAAILGASQMVTQYILSPAVIEATLQATG; the protein is encoded by the coding sequence ATGAGCCTCATGCCCGGAACAGACACGACTGCCCCTGACAACGGCGGCACTCTCGCGCGGGCCGGAGACCTGTTCCAGCTACTGCGCGACGGCAAGGCGCGGACCCGCGCAGAGCTTGCGCTGACCACAGGTCTGGCGCGTTCCACCGTGGCCTCCCGGATCGATGCCCTGATTCTTTCCGGGCTGGTGGGGCCGGCGGGTGAGGCGAACTCCAGCGGCGGCAGGCCGCCGTCGCGCTTTGCCTTCAATCCGGCGGCCCGCGCGGTGCTTGCAGTCGACGTCGGGGCCACCCACGTCATTGTTGCCGTCACCGATCTGTCCGGGCGCGTCCTGACAGAACAGCGATTGGCGCAGGATGTGGCCGAAGGCCCTGAAACCGTGCTGGACAGGGTAGTTGAAGAGGGCCTTTCCCTCCTTGCGCTTGCCGGGCGGAGCCTGAATGACCTCGCAGGGGTGGGGATCGGCCTGCCCGGGCCCGTGGAGCATGCCACGGGCAGGCCGGTTAAGCCGCCCATCATGCCGGGCTGGGACGGGTTCGACGTCGTCCGTTACGTCCAGCGCTCCCTGCCTGTTCCCGTCCTGGTGGACAATGACGTGAACATCATGGCCCTGGGCGAGCGCACGGCGCACTGGCCCGAGCACGACAATTTCCTGCTCGTCAAGGTGGCCACCGGCATCGGCGCTGGGATCATCAGTAACGGGGAACTGCAACGCGGTGCTAACGGCACCGCCGGGGATCTGGGCCACGTCCGCGTCCCCCGCGGCGACGAGGTGCTGTGCCGCTGCGGCAACTACGGCTGCCTGGAAGCGCTCGCCTCAGGCCCGGCAGTGGCCGCCGGACTGAACCGGCAGGGGATTCCCGCGGCCAAGGGGAGCGATGTGCTCCGGCTGGTGGCTGACGGCAACCTGCAAGCCATCCAGGCCCTGCGCCAGGCCGGGCGCGATGTAGGGGACGTGCTCGCTACCGTGGTGAACCTGCTCAACCCTTCCGTCATTGTCATCGGGGGAAGCCTGGGTCAGGCCGGGGAGCACCTCATGGCGGGTGTTCGGGAAGTTGTCTACAGGCGCTCGCTGCCGCTGGCCACCACCCATTTGCGGATCGGGCCGTCCGTGGCCGGTGACCAGGCCGCAATCCTGGGCGCCAGCCAGATGGTCACCCAGTACATCTTGTCCCCCGCCGTCATCGAGGCCACGCTCCAGGCGACCGGCTAG